The following is a genomic window from Dama dama isolate Ldn47 chromosome 4, ASM3311817v1, whole genome shotgun sequence.
atgggtgaatgcatggatgggtggatggataggtgggtgggtggatggatgggtgggtggatgggtgggtgggtgatggatggatgggtgaatgcatgaatgggtggatgggtgggtgggtgaatgcatgaatgggtggatggatgggtgggtgggtggatgaatggatggatggatggatgggtggatgagtggatgatggatgggtggatggattggatgggtggatgagtggatggatgtatgggtgggtggatgagtggatgggtggatggttgGTTgggtggtggatggatggatggggggGTTGAAGGATGGACTGACAAAtgggtgaatgggtggatggagggatgtgtggatgaatggatgggtggatgagtggatgatggatgggtggatggatggtgggtagatgggtggatggatggataggtggatgaatggatggattggtggatgggtggatggagggatgggtgggtggatggatgggtggatgaatggatgggtggatgagtggatgatggttgggtggatggatggatgggtggatgagtggatggatgtatgggtgggtggatgagtggatgggtggatggttgggtggtggatggatggatggggggGTTGAAGGATGGATTgacagatgggtggatgggtggagggatgggtggatgaatggatgggtgaatgagtggatgatggatggatgtatgggtgggtggatgggtgagtggatgggtggatgggtggatggttgGTTgggtggtggatggatggatgcgtGGGTTGAAGGATGGATTGACAAATGGGCAGAGGGAtggatgaaagaaaggaaaggtggatggatagatgggtgaatGAGTGGGTGTATGGATGAATGAATTGAAGGATGGAGGAATGTATGGATGGATATCAGATACTAAATAACTGGACAAATTATTGAGCTGCTGACTAGCTGATAGAATGGATACTGAGTGGAACCCTGCTGTATAGACTGTTCGATAGATGACAGGTTGGGGTTAGGATGGATGGATTGCTGTCTCACTGCCTGGCTAGCTGAATGGACAGATCTATCAATCGATTAATGAAGTAAACGCTGGGACTTTCGAACTGGGTCTGAGTTGGAGATGGGACTTCAATTAGTACAGGACTAAGATTAGTTAAGTTCATTAGTTAAGTGTGAGACTTAGGGTTTCACTGGAGATCTCCGTGGTCTGTTGAGTGAAGATAAGAAATGTAAGGAGTGTCAGGACAAAGTTCAATGGAAGTTAGAGAGCTTCTGGTGAGATGCGGGGTCCCGGTGAGGAAAACGTTTGAGGGCGGGTCTACAGGGAGAGCTGGTGGTTGGGGATGACCTGGAGAATATGTTGGGAGATGTTTCAGGGACTCTCCTGGTAGCCAGTGGTCCTGGGATTCGGGCTCCTGAACCCCAAGAAGCAGCAGAGAGGAGGAACCGAGGGTGACCTTTGCCCTCTGCCTTTGACCCCAGGGCCTCCCAGAGCTACTGGTGAAGCGGGTGGTGGCCCAGCTCGCTGGAGCCCTGGACTTCCTCCACGGCCGGGGGCTAGTGCACGCGGACGTGAAGCCCGACAACGTGCTGGTCTTCGACCCTGTGTGTAGCCGTGTGGCCCTGGGGGACCTGGGTCTAACCCGGCCCGAGGGCAGCCCCACCCCGGCacccccagggcccctgccctctgCGCCCCCCGAGCTCTGCGTCCTGCTGCCCCCCGACACCCTGCCCCTGCGGCCTGCCCTGGACTCCTGGGGGCTGGGCGTGCTTCTCTTCTGCGCGGCCACCGCCTGCTTCCCCTGGGACGTGGCACTGGCCCCTGACCCTGACTTCGAGGTCTTTGCAGGCTGGATGACCACCAGGCCCCAGCCGCCTCAGCCGCCACCCCCCTGGGACCAGTTTGCGCCCCCTGCTCTGGCCCTGTTCCAGCGGCTCCTGGATCTGGATCCTGAGACCAGGAGCCCCCCACTGGTGGTCCTGGACTTCCTAGGAGATGACTGGGGGTTAAAGGGGAACAAAGAGAGAGCTGGGGGCTTGGGGAGCATGTCCAGCgagagtggggaggaggaggaagaagaaggggcAGCAAGCCTGGAAGAGTGGTCAGAGGAGGAGGACAGTGACAGCGGGGGGAGGACGGGCACAGATGAGGGAGAGCCCTGACCAGGTGACCAGGACAGGTGGCCGGAGGCCGGGCCAGAGGCCCCGCCCCCAGAGCCCACGGCCACCTGCAGGAAGACAGCTGTGCCCTGGAGAACTGAGAGCGCCCTGCGCCTCTCCCAACTGAAGGCTGCGCTCAGACGCACGACTCCCCTCCCAGCTGACGACCCAGGGGTCTGGAGccctcagacccgggggtccagaccccccagccccgcctccctcagacccgggggtccagaccccccagccccgccttcctcagacccgggggtccaggCCCCCATCCCTTCCCCCCTTAGACCAGGAGTCCAGGCCATCAGCCCCTCACCCTtcagacccgggggtccaggcccccggcccctcctccctcaaggaccctccctctcccttctgtTCTGTCGCGTCTTCCTGAGAGGAGGTGCCATGTCTCCCGCACATGCGTTTCTGCCCCGTGGGGACATGTTCAGTGCCTGTGGACCTCTGAGGGTCACTCCTCTCGTCTAAGACCTTAGCGGATGCCCGCTGACTACAGCTTTCCAGATTCAATACCGTGGAGCCCTCACCTGCCATCTCTTCTACTTTCCTGGGCTCTGAGAGACTTTACAGGAGTCACTCATCCTTTCTGGACCTAAATcgacatacatgcacacacaggcacacatgtcCACAGATGCACAAATGCAcaggtgtgcatgcacacacaaacacgtgCATACGTGTGGGCACGTGAGCACGTAATgcgcacacatgcatacacacatactcactcTTTCTCCAGCCTACAGACTTTTGCGCACCCAGCATTCTCCTCCGAGAGTGTCTCCTTTCCAGTTCCAGGCCTCCGGGAAGCAGAGCCCCCGGGGGCCGCTCCCGCTCGCCTGGAGTCGGCGGTGCAGTGACCTGTGCCCCCACTTCACATCTCCCCTCTCGGGCCATCTGGGATGCACCTGGTCCTTCTCACCTGCGCATCCTTCCGGGTTCTCCTCCTGTCCCGAGAGTCTGCTGGGCCAGCTCCCCGAGACCACGCAGTCCCGTCCACAGCGAGGGCCACGACTGGTCTGCAAGGACCTCTGCCAGACCCCTGGCTGGCCCCATGCACCCCCCACAGCCCAGTACACAGACCCGCAGGCAGCGGGTGGCACTGGACCCAAGGCAGCGTCCCCTGCACCCAGCACAGTCACGGCTGCTTTTGGAAGCCTGATCTGAATGCTTCCTAGATTCAACCATGTGAGCTCCCCACGTACAACGGGCTGTCTGGGACTGGATCCCGGGACAAATAAAGGCTGCTGTGGACCTGGGACCAGTCTACCATTTGACTGACAGTTCCTATCTTCCTTTGGACAAATGGATGTGTGATCGGTGAGGACTCACCTGGTGGGGAGCTGGGAGAGGGGACGTGGGAGCTCAAAGCAGCTGTCTTGTGCATCCAGAAATGATTCTgggatatgggacttccctggaggtccagaggtCCGCCTCCCAACACAGGaggtgaaggttcaatccctggttggggagcaaagatcctgcatgcctcagagCCAAAAAACCAACACGTGAAACAGAAGCAACAtggtgacaaattcaataaagacttaaaaacaataaaaatgattctGAAATCAAAAGCTTACTTAAAAAGAAGCAAGTGAGTTGGCATTGGTCATCTGGCTCTAAACCTGGGCAGGGGTGTGCAGCCCCCCAAGCCCCCTCCCTCAGCCCTGGGGGTCCCTGCCTGTGCCCCCACCTTGCAGCCTGCAGCCTCGGGCCGGGGACGCCCCTCCGCCCGGCGCTCCCCCGAGGCCCTCTGGCCCAGTTGCTGCGCCACCTGCTCCCCTGCGCCTGCGTCTGAGGTCATCCCTCACTGCATCGTTCTGGAATCCTGTTGCGTCATCATTTCCCCGGCAGACCCCAGTGCCACCTCCCCCGGACTCCCCTCACCAAACACTTGCGTCTGGCCCGTCATGGGGCACTGAGGGGCAGCCGGGGGTGGTCACGGCGGGCCAGGCTGGACGAACGATTTCATCCTTTACAGGGGCCGggacccccgggtctgagggaggagaggctggggtctggacccctgggtctgaagggggaggggctgggagtcTGGATCCCGGGTCTGGGGTCTGGACCCTGGCTCTGAGGAGGGTGTGGGGACTGGGCTCTTGGCTCTGGGGAGGAGGCagagtccctgggtcgggacggtCTGGCTGCAGCCAGTTCTGGGCCACAACGCACGGTGTCGCTCTCCCCCTAGTGAGTCCAGGGGTgaggccgggggcggggctccGACCCCCTAGGTGGGGGCGGGTCTTGCTGCAGGCAGGCCTCTGCTGGCATGGGCTCTGAGTGCTGGGCACTGACCACAGCGGGCAGCCGAAGGGTCAGGCAAGCCTGGGAGAAGCTGAGGTCTGCAGGTTGGAGCCCAGGTCAGGAGGAGGCAGGGGTCAAACGGCCTGAGGTGGGCAGTGCCTGAGAGAGAAGCCGGGCAGGTGGTCGGAGTGCTGGGTCCTTCGGGGATCAGCGGCTCATTACAGACCCTGAGACTGCAGAGTGCTTGAGCGTAGGGGACacagagcctggggtgggggcaccCCAAGATATGTGAGTTGCGTCAGGTCTCAGGAGAGGGGTCAGCTGGGAGCCTGGACCCCCggggctgagggaggaggggctgggggcctggagcTCTGGGtctgagagaggaggagggactgGGGCTGTGGGCACTGGACCGCAGACCACCCCAGGGCTGGACACCCCGTCCCAAGAGCTCGCTCCTACTGGGGCCCCAGCGTGCCCAGGCCTGGAGTGTGCAGCCCGCCCCCTGCAGCCCCTGGGGGCCAAGCACCTGTTTGCTCTTAGGAGACGGAGGCTCATCGTCCACCCCCAGGGCCCAAGtctgtttg
Proteins encoded in this region:
- the SBK3 gene encoding uncharacterized serine/threonine-protein kinase SBK3; translation: MELRDPVKQEDGDPEEDTATALQRLVDLTAARVTPVRSLRARYRLIRRLGSGSYGHVLLARPRQGGRAVALKLLPRASVFRTTFLREFCVGRCVSSHPGLLQTLAGPLETPRHFVFAQEYAPCGDLSGMLQERGLPELLVKRVVAQLAGALDFLHGRGLVHADVKPDNVLVFDPVCSRVALGDLGLTRPEGSPTPAPPGPLPSAPPELCVLLPPDTLPLRPALDSWGLGVLLFCAATACFPWDVALAPDPDFEVFAGWMTTRPQPPQPPPPWDQFAPPALALFQRLLDLDPETRSPPLVVLDFLGDDWGLKGNKERAGGLGSMSSESGEEEEEEGAASLEEWSEEEDSDSGGRTGTDEGEP